From Penaeus chinensis breed Huanghai No. 1 chromosome 18, ASM1920278v2, whole genome shotgun sequence, one genomic window encodes:
- the LOC125034704 gene encoding transmembrane protein 104-like, whose product MTATWVVESMACANAINHCRRMKQLKKRGQVADELVSRTLENAEADQRSTDTSEDHDDHDEELPLITDGVIERTVGEYYAIQEQIEMGQMAKLFYSTVWVKVFYIVLCVYLYGDLAIYEAAVAKSLRDIICDYVPENCTKELLDSDPCFTDPSRSHMSRMEMYRICTFSFVGVMGPFVFFNLTKTKYMQILTTITRWLAMGTMITWAIVLLAEGKNQGHPPAADITKLPQLFGVCVYSFMCHHSLPALITPISEKKSILKLLGADYLLILLFYLLLAFTGIFAFAHLNDLYTLNFQPDRCKDVDTPMAIYCLQVFLLLFPVFTLSTNFPIIAITLRNNLKGLFLRETRRYSFFTSRCLFPLLAIIPPTIIGLVTSNVEFLVGITGAYAGSIIQYVVPATLVHYARKMTLEHIGMGVKNPFSSPLQHYMWLVAICLWAGVCQIFVTLYLVGKGSY is encoded by the exons AGGGGCCAGGTAGCCGACGAACTAGTGAGTCGCACACTAGAAAATGCTGAAGCTGACCAGCGATCGACCGACACCTCCGAAGACCACGACGATCACGATGAAGAGCTTCCCCTTATCacag ATGGAGTCATTGAAAGAACTGTCGGGGAATATTATGCGATCCAGGAGCAAATCGAGATGGGGCAGATGGCGAAATTGTTTTATTCTACAG TGTGGGTTAAGGTTTTTTACATCGTACTCTGTGTATACCTGTATGGAGATCTTGCCATATATGAAGCGGCAGTTGCCAAATCTCTCAGAGACATAATCTG CGACTACGTGCCAGAGAACTGCACCAAGGAACTGTTAGACTCCGACCCATGTTTCACCGATCCCAGCCGGTCCCACATGTCCAGAATGGAAATGTATAGAATCTGTACT TTCAGCTTTGTTGGGGTCATGGGTCCCTTTGTCTTCTTCAATCTCACGAAGACCAAGTACATGCAGATCTTGACTACCATCACAAGGTGGCTCG CGATGGGCACCATGATCACGTGGGCCATTGTGCTCTTGGCGGAAGGGAAGAACCAAGGTCACCCCCCTGCGGCCGATATCACCAAGCTCCCTCAGTTGTTTGGGGTGTGCGTATATAGCTTTATGTGTCACCATTCCTTACCAGCACTCATTACGCCAATAAGTGAAAAGAAGTCTATTTTGAAG CTGTTAGGTGCAGATTACTTGTTGATTCTTCTGTTCTACTTGCTGTTGGCTTTTACTGGGATCTTTGCCTTTGCACATCTAAATGACCTTTACACCCTGAACTTCCAGCCAGACAGGTGTAAAGATGTTGATACGCCAATGGCTATTTACTGTCTTCAG GTATTCCTTCTGCTGTTTCCAGTGTTTACCCTGAGCACCAACTTCCCCATCATAGCCATCACACTGCGGAACAACCTCAAGGGTCTCTTTCTGAGGGAAACGCGGCGCTACTCCTTCTTCACCTCGCGATGCCTCTTCCCGCTCCTGGCCATCATCCCGCCCACAATCATAGGCCTGGTCACCTCCAACGTGGAATTCCTGGTGGGAATCACAGGGGCCTACGCTGGCTCCATCATTCAG TATGTTGTTCCTGCGACTTTGGTCCATTACGCGAGAAAGATGACCCTAGAGCACATCGGCATGGGGGTGAAgaaccccttttcctctccccttcagcATTACATGTGGCTCGTTGCCATATGCTTGTGGGCAGGCGTGTGCCAAATCTTCGTGACGTTGTATTTGGTGGGGAAGGGCTCGTATTAG